A genomic window from Deltaproteobacteria bacterium CG11_big_fil_rev_8_21_14_0_20_42_23 includes:
- a CDS encoding 6-O-methylguanine DNA methyltransferase has protein sequence MKREDTLFLEDSRDYQRMEKVLLYLAAHREYQPSLEELAQVVALSPFHFQRLFKRWVGLSPKQFMDLLTIQNAKSLLKESKSLLDVSLDLGLSGPSRLHDLFLKLEAMTPGEFKLQGKNLEIVYGFHPTRFGMCFVALTERGICALSFVEENAREVQIEALKDSWPHAKLKHDQSKTRKYLQKILLSKKDLQKNAVSLLLKGTPFQIKVWQALIQIPKGALVSYEDIANFLHKPKAVRAVASAIVHNPIAYLIPCHRVIQKVGNFGEYRWGASRKKAILGWEINQKGENVS, from the coding sequence ATGAAAAGGGAAGACACTTTATTTCTAGAAGATTCACGCGACTATCAACGGATGGAGAAAGTTTTACTCTATCTCGCAGCTCATCGCGAATATCAACCAAGCTTAGAGGAACTTGCGCAGGTAGTTGCTTTGAGCCCATTCCATTTTCAACGCCTTTTTAAACGCTGGGTTGGTCTCAGTCCCAAACAATTTATGGATCTGTTAACAATCCAAAATGCAAAAAGTTTGTTGAAGGAATCTAAATCATTGTTGGACGTCAGCCTTGATCTTGGTTTGTCAGGACCAAGTCGCTTACATGATCTTTTTTTAAAACTTGAAGCAATGACACCAGGTGAATTTAAGTTACAAGGTAAAAACTTGGAGATTGTTTATGGTTTTCATCCCACTCGCTTTGGAATGTGTTTTGTTGCACTTACCGAGCGAGGGATTTGTGCTCTTTCTTTTGTTGAGGAAAATGCACGCGAAGTGCAAATTGAAGCTCTAAAAGATTCTTGGCCTCATGCAAAATTGAAACATGATCAAAGCAAAACGAGAAAATATCTCCAAAAGATATTGCTATCAAAAAAAGATCTTCAAAAGAATGCTGTATCACTCTTGTTGAAAGGTACTCCTTTTCAAATTAAAGTGTGGCAGGCTCTTATCCAGATTCCCAAAGGAGCTCTTGTTTCTTACGAAGATATCGCAAACTTTTTGCATAAGCCCAAAGCGGTGCGAGCAGTAGCAAGTGCGATTGTACACAATCCAATTGCTTATCTCATTCCATGTCATCGTGTAATTCAAAAGGTTGGGAATTTCGGAGAATATCGTTGGGGTGCTTCTCGCAAGAAAGC